One genomic region from Sphingobacterium multivorum encodes:
- a CDS encoding SusC/RagA family TonB-linked outer membrane protein has product MKQTLLSFLVGGMILTSVAFAQEKKISGRVTSADGKAIPGVTVVVQGTNQATQTDTDGNYSLNVPAGKVVVFRSVGFDDKTIIVNNNSSVFNVSLVNHDNALEEVVVTANAIKREKRSLGYSAPTIKSDELTEGRNSSAINSLAGKVAGVNITSTSNSPGSSSRVVLRGGSSISGNNQALIVVDGTPIDNTSKMGGASDLSSVDFGNRGNDINPDDIASVTVLKGPAAAALYGSRASNGALIITTKSGKKGAKNEITFSSTNTLSSILKLPEFQNQYGQGASGYNKAGDLIYTNDPKENWSWGAPFTGEVQEWGQAVNGVRQKKAYSAVKDNVRDFFDLGIASDNNLSFSGGSDKSTFYLGLNALNSNGVYPGKKDNYNKYGVRFNGTTEFSNKFSAGIAVNYSRINSNNVGGGQGGGSVYNNLLQTPRDIDVVGLKDLSNPYNGYGYIDENGVAHNDVYGYYGAYTMNPYWVLANYNNFNDVNRIMGNFNVNYKPTEWLTFQERIGLDNYSDRRRSESPKYSYLPIDNTTGNYSDGNIQTDPGQYRIDQFNVNEIVHDFMATAKHTFNEDWEASFMVGNNIRQRKTTSNSTATNSSGGLVVPGWYNLANSNGPLDLIEDTWTNRRLVGVYGDLNVSYKNIAYLQATARNDWSSTLPKKNNSFFYPSVSGSFVASELFSPELKSKFSYAKIRANWAQVGSDTDPYQLISTFSRSTIAGGFGSTTFPFGNVSALMSGNTIGNLNLKPEITTSFEVGTELGFFNNRLSADFTYYKNNSKNQILSIPIPLSTGYGLSLVNAGKVQNNGVELTLRGTPVKTENLTWELFGTFTKNNSKVVELMDGVQQVSVGGFSGMSIVAAVGRPYGEFYGVTNATDAQGRTIVDQKTGLPIASSKPEYLGTYNPDFQASLGTSLSYKNWSMSALFDTKQGGVFYSRTKDIMGFVGTSAESGGDRIGQIFPNSVYLDASGNSVVNTSATYDKIDYYPNMEAGVNVVDATYIKLRNLTFTYKFSKNMLKNTPFGAASIGVFGNNLFIWTPSENKYADPEVNSSGAGNAQGFDFTAQPSLRNYGINVKVSF; this is encoded by the coding sequence ATGAAACAAACATTACTAAGTTTTCTTGTTGGCGGTATGATTCTGACTTCGGTTGCATTCGCTCAAGAAAAAAAGATTAGTGGTCGTGTTACATCTGCTGACGGTAAAGCAATACCAGGGGTGACAGTAGTTGTACAAGGTACTAATCAGGCAACGCAGACTGATACTGATGGTAATTATTCATTGAATGTGCCGGCAGGTAAGGTTGTCGTATTCCGTTCCGTTGGTTTTGATGATAAAACTATTATTGTTAACAACAACAGTTCTGTATTCAATGTCTCTTTAGTAAATCATGACAATGCTTTGGAAGAAGTTGTTGTTACAGCAAATGCAATTAAGAGAGAAAAACGTTCTTTGGGATATTCTGCGCCTACAATTAAGAGCGATGAATTGACAGAAGGCCGTAATTCGAGCGCGATCAACTCTTTAGCTGGTAAAGTAGCGGGGGTAAACATTACCTCTACATCTAATTCTCCAGGTAGTTCATCTCGTGTCGTATTGCGTGGTGGTTCATCTATTTCAGGTAATAATCAAGCGTTGATCGTTGTTGATGGTACTCCGATTGATAACACAAGTAAAATGGGGGGAGCCAGTGATTTATCAAGTGTAGATTTTGGTAACCGTGGTAATGATATTAATCCAGATGATATCGCTTCTGTAACCGTTCTGAAAGGACCTGCTGCTGCTGCATTGTATGGGTCAAGAGCATCCAATGGTGCATTAATCATTACAACGAAGAGTGGTAAAAAAGGAGCAAAAAATGAAATCACATTTAGCTCGACGAACACATTGTCATCAATTTTGAAATTGCCAGAATTTCAAAATCAATATGGGCAAGGTGCATCTGGCTACAATAAAGCAGGTGATTTGATTTATACAAACGATCCGAAAGAAAACTGGTCTTGGGGAGCACCATTCACTGGAGAGGTACAAGAATGGGGACAAGCAGTAAATGGCGTTCGTCAGAAAAAAGCATATTCTGCTGTGAAAGACAACGTACGTGATTTCTTTGACCTTGGTATTGCTTCTGACAACAATCTTAGCTTTTCCGGTGGTTCGGATAAATCCACTTTTTATTTAGGATTGAACGCGTTGAATTCCAATGGTGTTTATCCTGGTAAAAAAGATAACTACAACAAATACGGTGTTAGATTTAATGGAACAACAGAGTTCTCAAATAAATTTAGTGCTGGTATTGCTGTAAATTATAGTCGAATCAACAGTAATAATGTTGGTGGTGGACAAGGGGGCGGCTCTGTTTATAACAACTTATTACAAACGCCGAGAGATATCGATGTAGTCGGTTTAAAAGACTTGTCCAATCCTTATAACGGATATGGTTATATAGATGAAAATGGTGTAGCTCATAATGATGTTTATGGTTATTACGGAGCTTATACCATGAATCCATATTGGGTATTGGCTAACTATAATAATTTCAATGATGTGAACCGTATTATGGGGAACTTCAATGTGAATTATAAGCCTACAGAATGGTTGACTTTCCAAGAACGCATTGGATTGGATAACTACAGTGACCGCAGACGTTCGGAATCTCCCAAATACAGCTACTTGCCAATAGATAATACCACTGGTAATTATTCTGATGGTAATATTCAGACTGATCCAGGACAATACCGTATCGACCAATTTAACGTGAATGAAATTGTACACGATTTCATGGCGACAGCTAAGCATACCTTCAATGAAGATTGGGAAGCGTCATTCATGGTTGGAAATAACATTCGTCAACGCAAAACGACTTCGAATAGCACAGCGACAAATTCAAGCGGTGGGCTTGTTGTACCAGGATGGTATAATCTTGCGAATTCTAACGGTCCCTTGGACCTGATTGAAGATACTTGGACAAACCGTCGTTTGGTTGGTGTTTATGGTGATTTAAATGTTTCTTATAAAAACATAGCATATTTACAAGCTACAGCACGTAACGATTGGTCATCGACATTACCTAAGAAAAATAATTCATTCTTTTATCCAAGTGTTAGTGGATCATTTGTTGCATCAGAATTATTCTCTCCTGAATTGAAGAGTAAGTTCAGTTATGCAAAAATCCGCGCTAACTGGGCGCAAGTAGGTTCTGATACAGATCCTTATCAATTGATTTCAACTTTTTCTAGAAGTACAATTGCTGGAGGGTTCGGTTCTACTACTTTCCCTTTCGGAAACGTATCCGCATTAATGTCGGGTAATACTATCGGAAATTTGAACTTAAAGCCTGAGATCACAACTTCGTTTGAGGTTGGAACTGAATTGGGCTTCTTCAATAATCGTTTATCTGCTGATTTTACTTACTACAAGAACAATTCGAAAAATCAAATATTAAGCATTCCTATTCCACTTTCTACGGGTTACGGGCTTAGTTTGGTAAATGCAGGTAAGGTCCAAAATAATGGTGTGGAATTAACATTAAGAGGAACTCCTGTGAAAACAGAAAACTTGACATGGGAATTGTTTGGAACATTCACTAAGAACAACAGTAAAGTTGTTGAATTGATGGATGGAGTACAACAAGTATCAGTTGGAGGCTTCTCGGGAATGAGTATCGTAGCTGCCGTAGGACGCCCTTATGGAGAGTTTTATGGTGTTACAAATGCGACTGATGCACAAGGCCGTACTATTGTTGATCAAAAAACAGGCTTACCCATTGCCTCTTCTAAACCAGAATATTTAGGTACGTATAATCCAGATTTCCAAGCTTCATTGGGTACAAGTTTGAGCTATAAAAACTGGTCAATGAGCGCGTTATTTGATACGAAACAAGGCGGTGTGTTCTACTCTAGAACAAAAGACATCATGGGATTTGTTGGTACCTCAGCTGAGTCAGGTGGCGATCGTATAGGTCAGATTTTCCCAAATTCTGTTTATTTGGACGCTTCAGGAAATTCAGTCGTTAATACATCTGCGACTTATGATAAGATCGATTATTATCCAAATATGGAAGCGGGGGTAAATGTTGTTGATGCGACATATATCAAATTGCGTAACCTTACATTCACGTATAAATTCTCAAAAAACATGTTGAAAAACACACCATTTGGAGCGGCTTCTATCGGAGTGTTTGGAAATAACCTGTTTATTTGGACGCCAAGCGAAAATAAATACGCTGATCCAGAGGTGAATTCATCTGGTGCTGGTAATGCACAAGGTTTTGACTTTACAGCTCAACCTTCATTACGAAATTATGGTATCAATGTTAAAGTTTCATTTTAA
- a CDS encoding SusD/RagB family nutrient-binding outer membrane lipoprotein: MKTINFKNAKKLLVLALVGTLGLTSCNKFLDVNENPNNPETATPSLLLPTVEAAISQVVGNGFQVYGNIWGQYWTQNPTSSQYRSIDRYQVLNTAMDRSWLILYRSALNNAELIINSNVAANDNYKGIAYLLKAYTFQVATDAFGDIPLSEALKANGNLNPKYEAQAVVYDSVFNYIDKGLALLATPQAVPVSTQDMIFNGDLDKWKAFANTLKLRAYLRISNVDANKAAAGIKALYAKNAKFLDQDASITYTTTGGNENPFYNEMVGLGKTQNVVASGTVVQAFVKNSDPRRFSFFNKVSGQDTIAFILQGDFNANSAKLVSSPSPLVGGRAVDPTSATAPVKLFSAAESKFLQAEAAVKGWGTGDAKALFESGIITSFTATGNANDAAKYIAEAPDAKFAGDVEAKVKAIITQKYYAMCGFQGFESWTEWRRTGYPTFFTTSIASTLGAGRMPLRMPYANSEATSNVNYPGNVVIYTPVWWDVK; the protein is encoded by the coding sequence ATGAAAACTATAAATTTTAAAAATGCTAAGAAGCTTTTAGTTTTAGCTTTAGTTGGCACACTAGGGTTGACTAGCTGTAATAAATTTTTGGATGTGAATGAAAACCCAAACAATCCAGAAACAGCTACTCCTAGTTTATTACTACCTACAGTAGAAGCTGCGATCAGCCAAGTTGTAGGGAACGGTTTTCAGGTATATGGTAATATCTGGGGACAATATTGGACGCAAAATCCTACATCTTCTCAATATCGTTCTATCGACAGATATCAAGTATTGAATACAGCCATGGATAGATCGTGGTTGATTTTGTACCGTAGCGCATTGAACAATGCGGAATTGATCATTAATTCAAATGTAGCGGCGAACGATAATTATAAAGGTATTGCTTACTTATTAAAGGCTTATACATTTCAAGTAGCAACAGATGCTTTTGGAGATATTCCATTGTCAGAGGCGTTAAAAGCGAACGGAAATCTTAATCCTAAATACGAAGCTCAAGCTGTTGTATACGATTCAGTATTCAATTATATTGATAAAGGCTTGGCTTTATTGGCAACGCCACAAGCTGTTCCTGTTTCGACCCAGGATATGATTTTCAATGGCGACCTAGATAAATGGAAAGCTTTTGCAAATACATTGAAATTGAGAGCGTATTTGCGCATTTCAAATGTGGATGCGAATAAAGCTGCAGCAGGTATTAAAGCACTTTATGCAAAAAATGCCAAATTTTTAGATCAAGACGCTTCAATAACTTACACAACGACAGGTGGTAACGAGAACCCATTCTACAATGAGATGGTGGGTTTAGGTAAAACACAAAATGTTGTGGCGAGCGGAACTGTGGTTCAAGCATTCGTAAAGAACAGTGATCCAAGAAGATTTTCTTTCTTCAATAAAGTGAGCGGACAAGATACAATTGCATTTATCCTTCAAGGTGATTTTAATGCAAATTCAGCAAAATTAGTTTCTTCTCCTTCACCTCTTGTTGGTGGTCGTGCTGTTGATCCTACATCAGCAACCGCGCCTGTGAAATTATTTTCAGCTGCAGAAAGCAAATTCTTGCAAGCTGAGGCTGCAGTGAAAGGTTGGGGAACAGGTGATGCGAAAGCATTGTTTGAATCTGGTATTATAACAAGTTTTACAGCTACGGGTAATGCTAATGATGCGGCTAAATACATAGCGGAAGCACCAGATGCGAAATTCGCAGGTGATGTTGAAGCAAAAGTCAAAGCTATCATTACACAGAAATATTATGCGATGTGTGGTTTCCAAGGTTTTGAATCATGGACTGAGTGGAGAAGAACAGGTTATCCAACTTTCTTTACGACTTCTATCGCATCAACTTTAGGTGCAGGAAGAATGCCATTGCGTATGCCTTACGCCAACAGTGAAGCGACCTCGAATGTAAATTATCCAGGTAACGTGGTAATCTATACACCGGTGTGGTGGGACGTTAAGTAA
- a CDS encoding SusC/RagA family TonB-linked outer membrane protein has product MKHKLLSFFVGSMILTSVAFAQEKKISGRVTGADGKPLAGVTIAVQGSNLATQTDGNGNYSLSVPTGKVIVFRSVGYSDKTLIVKEGQSAFNITLDNSDNSLEEVVVTALGVKREKRELGYSAEQVSSKTVNQASAVNLANGLQGKVAGLNVTTTSSGVNEDVKINLRGIRSLTGKNEPLLVLDGIQMDIKYLSSLNPNDVENVSVLKGGAAAAIYGPDARNGVIMVTTKKGSDNPIVNLSHSTQWQNVSFFPKLQKQFGQGYDGIIDPVENWNWGPAFDGSTIDIGPKLPDGSQQTTIYSGTDERQKFYNTGVTNQTGLSLTAKDFFLSLEDALVKGIVPDDKNRRTGIRLNSQKEFGIFKAGVNFNYTQQNYNLYNQTAQADYFAAQNTGGNSGLFSQLINTPADIILSKYKDYKNDKFSTYENWFTNYGLNPYFSIGNWRKEGKKQDLITNLDLGLKATDWLNFTYRASLTSRNIAERNKTVGVNPSEWAINRGKDPIAGAIEEYNYNQTILTSDFFADVNTKIDEDFTFKGILGTYVRQNDWRVTRVGADNLVVSELYNLSNRIGILSGSSNGYRTRLFSYYGSAGLNYKNWANVEVTGRWDKSSTLAMGNNSYFYPGVNAAVILTDAIPELKSSAFNYLKIRGGWTKTANSDIDPYFLAATFSQPASSGFPFGSVPGLTANNTTYNPNLKPERITSTEAGLEAGLWNNRLTLEATYFYNKNTDQIISVNISEASGYSRSYRNAASFNSYGVDFGFNITPIIKFNNGGVNFKGSFLWNDSKVTSIDESLGLNELSVGGYVAAGNYAIKGLPAYQMRGTDYRRDDQGRIIVSSTTGRPSISSSNVNFGRTLPKWIVNLTPSVNWKNFNLSAMFEHKGGHVVSFFGLGSDMAWTGVSEATAYNNREPFVLPNSVIADPNNPGQYIENTTVKIGEKEAIYNYYTGEFRRAASNFIVSANQWRLRELALTYDVPTDWLAARQKVIKGLSVAVVGRNLALWLPKENKFMDPDFNSMTSDYPNAYGNVDSNANPPVRNYGFTINAKF; this is encoded by the coding sequence ATGAAACACAAATTACTCAGTTTTTTCGTGGGTAGTATGATTCTTACTTCTGTTGCATTTGCGCAAGAGAAAAAAATCAGTGGTCGTGTAACAGGTGCCGATGGTAAACCTTTGGCTGGTGTTACTATCGCTGTTCAAGGATCAAATTTGGCTACTCAAACAGATGGGAATGGAAATTATTCCTTATCCGTTCCGACAGGAAAAGTTATCGTATTTCGTTCGGTAGGCTATTCTGATAAAACTTTAATTGTCAAGGAAGGGCAATCTGCGTTTAATATTACCTTGGATAATTCCGATAACTCTTTGGAGGAGGTTGTTGTAACAGCGCTAGGCGTAAAAAGAGAAAAAAGAGAATTAGGATATTCTGCAGAGCAAGTATCCTCGAAAACAGTTAATCAAGCGAGTGCAGTAAATTTAGCAAACGGACTTCAAGGTAAAGTGGCAGGTTTGAATGTTACAACAACGAGTTCAGGTGTTAATGAAGATGTAAAAATCAACTTACGTGGTATCCGTTCTTTGACAGGTAAAAATGAACCACTATTGGTATTAGATGGAATTCAGATGGATATCAAATATTTATCCTCTCTTAATCCAAATGATGTGGAGAATGTTTCTGTTCTAAAAGGAGGCGCGGCTGCAGCTATTTATGGGCCGGATGCAAGAAATGGTGTAATCATGGTTACTACCAAAAAAGGTTCGGATAACCCGATAGTCAATTTAAGTCATTCAACGCAATGGCAAAATGTGTCATTTTTTCCAAAATTACAGAAACAATTTGGACAGGGCTACGATGGTATTATTGATCCAGTTGAAAACTGGAACTGGGGTCCAGCATTTGACGGTTCTACAATAGATATCGGTCCTAAATTACCGGATGGAAGTCAACAAACTACAATTTACAGCGGCACGGATGAGCGTCAGAAATTCTATAATACTGGTGTTACAAATCAAACTGGGCTCTCCTTGACTGCGAAAGATTTCTTTTTGAGTTTGGAAGATGCCTTGGTAAAAGGTATCGTACCGGATGATAAAAATAGAAGAACAGGAATTCGGTTAAATTCACAGAAAGAATTTGGAATCTTTAAAGCTGGAGTGAATTTTAACTATACGCAACAAAACTACAATTTATATAATCAAACCGCCCAAGCAGATTATTTCGCAGCTCAAAATACGGGGGGGAATTCGGGATTATTTAGTCAGTTAATCAATACGCCAGCTGATATTATTTTATCGAAATATAAAGATTATAAGAACGATAAATTTTCAACTTATGAAAATTGGTTTACCAATTATGGGTTGAATCCATATTTTTCAATTGGTAATTGGCGAAAAGAAGGTAAGAAACAAGATTTGATTACAAATCTAGATTTGGGTTTAAAAGCGACAGACTGGTTGAATTTTACTTATCGTGCTTCTTTAACTTCACGTAATATTGCTGAAAGAAATAAAACAGTAGGCGTGAATCCGTCGGAATGGGCGATTAATAGGGGTAAAGATCCGATCGCAGGGGCAATTGAAGAATATAACTATAATCAGACTATCCTTACATCGGACTTTTTCGCTGATGTGAATACCAAGATTGACGAAGATTTTACTTTTAAAGGAATCCTAGGAACATATGTTCGACAAAATGATTGGAGAGTAACTCGTGTTGGAGCTGATAACTTAGTTGTATCTGAGTTATATAATCTAAGTAACAGAATCGGTATCCTTTCAGGCTCGTCCAATGGCTATCGGACTCGTCTCTTCTCTTATTATGGAAGTGCTGGGTTAAATTACAAGAATTGGGCAAATGTTGAAGTCACAGGACGTTGGGATAAATCATCGACTTTGGCTATGGGCAATAATTCATATTTTTACCCGGGAGTTAATGCAGCTGTTATCTTGACTGATGCAATTCCAGAATTGAAATCAAGCGCCTTCAATTATTTGAAAATTAGGGGTGGATGGACTAAAACCGCCAATTCCGATATTGATCCTTACTTCTTGGCAGCAACTTTTTCTCAGCCAGCTTCGAGCGGATTTCCATTTGGTTCGGTCCCAGGCTTGACTGCTAATAATACGACCTACAACCCTAATCTAAAACCGGAGCGAATTACTTCTACCGAGGCTGGTCTTGAAGCAGGTCTTTGGAATAATCGTTTGACTTTAGAAGCTACTTATTTCTATAATAAAAATACAGACCAAATTATTAGCGTAAACATTTCAGAAGCATCTGGTTATTCAAGAAGTTATCGTAATGCTGCTTCATTTAATAGTTACGGGGTAGACTTTGGCTTTAATATTACACCTATTATTAAATTCAATAACGGTGGTGTTAACTTTAAGGGAAGTTTCTTGTGGAATGATTCCAAAGTAACTAGTATTGATGAGAGTTTAGGATTGAATGAACTTTCAGTAGGAGGCTATGTTGCTGCAGGGAATTACGCAATCAAAGGATTACCAGCATATCAAATGCGAGGAACTGATTATCGAAGAGATGATCAAGGACGTATTATTGTAAGTTCAACTACTGGAAGACCATCGATTTCTTCGAGTAACGTTAATTTTGGACGTACATTACCGAAATGGATTGTCAATCTAACTCCTTCTGTTAATTGGAAGAACTTTAACTTATCCGCGATGTTCGAGCATAAAGGAGGACACGTTGTATCGTTCTTTGGTTTAGGTTCTGACATGGCTTGGACTGGTGTTTCTGAGGCTACTGCATACAATAACAGAGAGCCATTTGTATTGCCAAATTCTGTAATAGCAGATCCAAATAATCCGGGTCAATATATTGAAAATACGACAGTGAAAATTGGCGAGAAAGAAGCCATATATAATTATTATACTGGAGAGTTTAGAAGGGCTGCTTCTAATTTCATTGTAAGTGCAAATCAGTGGAGATTACGTGAACTCGCTTTAACCTATGATGTTCCAACAGATTGGCTAGCGGCACGCCAGAAAGTAATCAAAGGTCTATCCGTAGCTGTTGTTGGACGTAATTTGGCACTGTGGTTGCCTAAGGAAAATAAATTTATGGACCCTGATTTCAACAGCATGACATCGGATTATCCAAATGCTTATGGAAACGTTGATTCAAATGCTAATCCACCGGTAAGAAACTATGGATTTACAATTAATGCTAAGTTTTAA
- a CDS encoding SusD/RagB family nutrient-binding outer membrane lipoprotein: MDLQLMLSFNDKKNLKMKNKVIVMLFSAALAMTGCKDSFFDINQNPNNPTEPTVKASYLLPMVLKQTASRMGTEYSWAASWSGYWGRGSDFGPSLPLENYDITPSYQQTQWANSSTSWYDVLTDADFMEKKGKATNEEFYVGVSKVMKSIGFMYLVDMYNNVPYSDALRGDAAVAPKYDKGEDIYKDLLVQLDSARLIFKKGPAISDEIRNADVLFGGDLTKWRKLANTQALKLLIHQSEFNKNPSAEIAKITADGSGFIEADKSANLTIAFAMAANQVNPVYSTYVANQNGTLADGFNRVSNYLLNRYKNTNDIRYQYLFLPARNPVDPNNRWVGKDLGATNVKGASSSQESIVIGTGILKDGTQPLWLMTSVESLFLQAEAVQRGWITGDAKTAYENAVKESFKWLKVTDASTVSTAFLLSPSANWATAANKLELIINQKYLSLPGINNFEAYVDYRRLGFPKDVPLSKNTSVGTRKIPLRLMYPQNEYSFNNANVKAQGDIDPQKNKIFWDVD; encoded by the coding sequence ATGGATTTACAATTAATGCTAAGTTTTAACGACAAAAAGAATTTGAAAATGAAAAATAAAGTTATAGTAATGCTATTTTCGGCAGCCTTGGCAATGACAGGGTGTAAAGATAGTTTCTTCGATATTAATCAGAACCCAAACAATCCAACGGAACCTACAGTTAAGGCTAGCTACCTTTTACCTATGGTATTGAAACAAACTGCATCTCGTATGGGTACAGAGTACAGCTGGGCCGCTTCTTGGTCAGGATATTGGGGTAGAGGTAGTGACTTTGGTCCAAGCTTGCCTTTGGAGAACTATGATATAACACCTTCATATCAACAAACCCAATGGGCTAATAGTTCGACGTCATGGTATGATGTGTTAACTGATGCCGATTTTATGGAGAAAAAAGGAAAAGCGACGAACGAAGAATTTTATGTTGGAGTGTCCAAAGTTATGAAATCAATCGGTTTTATGTATTTGGTCGATATGTATAATAATGTACCTTATTCAGACGCTTTGAGAGGAGACGCAGCTGTTGCTCCTAAATATGATAAAGGCGAAGATATATATAAGGATTTATTAGTGCAGCTTGATTCTGCTCGTCTTATTTTTAAAAAAGGACCAGCGATTAGTGATGAGATTAGAAATGCTGATGTACTGTTTGGTGGAGATCTGACGAAGTGGCGTAAGTTGGCCAATACACAAGCCTTGAAATTATTGATTCATCAATCCGAGTTTAATAAAAATCCAAGTGCTGAAATCGCAAAAATTACTGCAGATGGAAGTGGCTTTATTGAAGCTGATAAATCAGCAAATCTTACTATTGCCTTTGCAATGGCAGCAAATCAGGTAAATCCTGTTTATTCGACTTATGTTGCTAATCAAAACGGGACCTTAGCTGATGGATTCAATCGTGTAAGCAATTATTTATTGAATAGATATAAGAATACTAATGATATTCGTTATCAATATCTATTCTTGCCAGCGAGAAATCCAGTTGATCCTAATAATCGTTGGGTAGGTAAAGATCTTGGAGCAACAAACGTAAAAGGAGCATCTTCTTCTCAAGAATCAATTGTAATAGGGACGGGCATCTTGAAGGATGGAACACAGCCTCTATGGCTGATGACGTCGGTAGAGAGCTTGTTCTTACAAGCCGAAGCTGTTCAGCGGGGCTGGATAACAGGCGATGCAAAAACAGCTTACGAAAATGCTGTCAAAGAATCATTCAAATGGTTGAAAGTCACTGATGCTAGTACGGTATCAACTGCATTTTTGTTATCACCCTCTGCGAACTGGGCTACAGCTGCAAATAAGTTAGAATTGATTATAAATCAAAAATATTTATCCCTTCCAGGTATAAATAATTTTGAAGCTTATGTAGATTATAGAAGACTAGGATTTCCTAAGGATGTGCCTCTTTCTAAAAACACAAGCGTTGGCACTCGAAAAATTCCTTTGCGTTTAATGTATCCTCAAAATGAGTATAGTTTTAATAATGCAAATGTAAAAGCCCAAGGAGATATTGACCCTCAAAAGAATAAGATCTTTTGGGATGTAGATTAA